In the Oryza glaberrima chromosome 6, OglaRS2, whole genome shotgun sequence genome, one interval contains:
- the LOC127775347 gene encoding uncharacterized protein LOC127775347, whose product MGQLHNLMLLLPCLIFSTLLHIEAMSVVAPVKVSTTPIFPTIPRAQTNKDFQVLLRVEAPPTADLNGHVPIDVVAVLDVSGSMNDPVAASLESNLQATRLDVLKASMKFIIRKLDDGDRLSIVAFNDGSVKEYSSGLLDVSGDGRSIAGKKIDRLQARGGSGSALMPELQEAVKILDERQGNSQNSVGFILLLTDGDDTTGFRWSRDVIHGAVGKYPVHTFALGAAHDPEALLHIAQESRGTYSFVDDGNLDKIAGALAVCLGGLKTVAAVDTRVSLKAAELGGARIVRVDSGGYESSVACGGASGEVVVGVLYAGEVKSFVVHLHVPAASSTTTFSSVECGYCDAAATVCDHHHHHHCHHRHHQQQLLAIGYSYSHAPGGEAVSIEGHGVFVERPEVAVFSVDGGRQRQTLLPSPVVMQHMVRFELLELVAGFAETEMLSKKGTMQLRGGGARAGDVLQGKWEEFRRARQFWGGVELDGLEEEVDAMVASLRSGLAYVSSWVSSHQMQRATAMGSPEKVIAEFMTPAMVIMLEEARKLPPPLPAAAEAARERRPGCEGGGDLHYVIRQRLELWSKVRREVPLMYQPSSEQEDVQLTALFREASLEAIDRAMHHDIYLAVVHVTNQRRC is encoded by the exons ATGGGGCAACTACATAATTTGATGCTTCTGCTGCCGTGCCTGATCTTCTCCACGCTACTGCACATAGAG GCGATGAGTGTCGTAGCACCTGTGAAAGTGAGCACCACACCCATCTTCCCCACAATCCCAAGAGCTCAGACGAACAAGGACTTCCAGGTGTTACTGCGCGTCGAGGCGCCACCGACGGCCGATCTCAACGGCCATGTCCCCATAGACGTCGTCGCAGTGCTCGATGTCAGCGGCAGCATGAATGatccggtggcggcgtcgctggAGAGCAATCTGCAGGCGACGAGGTTGGATGTGCTCAAGGCGTCCATGAAGTTTATCATCAGGAAGCTTGACGACGGAGATCGCCTCTCCATCGTGGCTTTTAACGATGGATCCGTCAAGGAATATAGCTCCGGCTTGTTGGATGTTTCTGGCGATGGCCGGAGCATCGCCGGAAAAAAGATCGACCGACTTCAGGCCCGTGGTGGCAGTGGCTCTGCGCTTATGCCCGAGTTGCAGGAGGCCGTCAAG ATCCTGGATGAGCGGCAAGGCAACAGCCAGAACAGCGTAGGGTTCATCCTCCTCCtgaccgacggcgacgacacgaCCGGATTCCGGTGGAGCCGCGACGTCATCCATGGCGCCGTCGGCAAGTACCCCGTCCACACCTTCGCCCTGGGCGCGGCGCACGACCCGGAGGCGCTGCTCCACATCGCGCAAGAATCGCGCGGCACCTACTCCTTCGTCGACGACGGCAACCTGGACAAGAtcgccggcgccctcgccgtGTGCCTCGGCGGGCTCAagaccgtcgccgccgtcgacacgCGCGTCAGCCTCAAGGCCGCCGAGCTAGGCGGCGCGCGGATAGTGCGCGTCGACTCTGGCGGCTACGAGAGCAGCGTTGCTTGCGGCGGGGCCTCCGGTGAGGTCGTCGTCGGTGTTCTCTACGCCGGCGAGGTGAAGAGCTTCGTCGTCCACCTCCATGTGCCTGCTGCTTCGTCGACGACGACCTTCTCGTCGGTGGAGTGCGGTTactgcgacgccgccgccacggtctgcgaccatcaccaccaccaccattgccaTCACCGTcatcaccagcagcagctgctcgCCATCGGCTACTCGTACAGCCACGCTCCGGGCGGCGAAGCGGTGTCCATCGAAGGGCACGGCGTGTTCGTCGAGAGGCCCGAGGTGGCCGTCTTCTCCGTCGACGGCGGCCGACAACGGCAAACCCTCCTCCCATCCCCCGTCGTGATGCAGCACATGGTCCGGTTCGAGCTgctggagctcgtcgccggcttcGCGGAAACCGAGATGCTGTCGAAGAAGGGGACGATgcagctgcgcggcggcggcgcgcgcgccggcgacgtGCTGCAGGGCAAGTGGGAGGAGTTCCGGCGAGCCCGGCAGTTCTGGGGCGGCGTCGAGCTGGACGgcctcgaggaggaggtggacgcCATGGTGGCCAGCCTCAGGAGCGGGCTAGCCTACGTCAGCTCGTGGGTGTCGAGCCACCAGATGCAGCGCGCCACCGCCATGggctcgccggagaaggtgATCGCCGAGTTCatgacgccggcgatggtgATCATGCTGGAGGAGGCACGTAAGCTACCCCCGCCGCTGCCAGCTGCGGCTGAGGCGGCGAGAGAGAGGCGGCCCGGctgcgagggcggcggcgatctccatTACGTGATCCGGCAGCGGCTGGAGCTGTGGTCGAAGGTGAGACGCGAGGTGCCGCTCATGTACCAGCCGTCGTCGGAGCAGGAAGACGTCCAGCTGACCGCCTTGTTCCGGGAGGCGTCGCTGGAGGCCATCGACCGAGCAATGCACCACGACATCTATCTG GCCGTGGTGCACGTGACCAACCAGAGGCGATGCTAG
- the LOC127776995 gene encoding putative receptor protein kinase ZmPK1 — translation MVASSASLLLLLIHRLLCISAHDFLSPGASLSEDNVLYSPDGDFACGLYKISPNSCTFSIWFTNSADKTVVWSANPLHPVYTQGSKMELKSDGSMVLTDNSGQIVWTNNVSSSNGEQVQAQLLNTGNLIVKGKAYVCTRLCLPVRVLQVMTSLIQVIRAKAAAQESISPHIGSTGTMYLKLPMEEALEKLQLSERSIPQSRPFGPKYGPDCNANKNLDEHKSGQNESKYLYFYGFLSAIFLAEVTFIVFGWFILRREDKLARGISEVGYEMVTNHFRRYAYRELMIATRKFQGEIGRGASGIVYKGILKDMRAVAVKKLLDINQGEEEFKHELSVIGRIYHMNLVRVWGFCSDDPHRMLISEYVENGSLDKILFGDKGSQALLGWKQRFNIALGVAKGLAYLHHECLEWVIHCDVKPENILLDENMEPKIADFGLAKLLNRGGSKLNVSRIQGTRDYLAPEWVSSLPITAKVDVYSFGVVLLELLKGARVSDLETNEDEEVEMVLGRIIRTLAESLKSDGDGQSWIVEFIDTRLNGRFNDLQARAMMKLAVSCLEEDRGRRPTMESVVEVLVSVDEASSTI, via the exons ATGGTTGCAAGCTCTGCCTCTTTGCTCCTTCTCCTGATTCATCGTCTTTTGTGCATATCAGCACATGATTTCCTCTCGCCAGGCGCATCTCTATCTGAAGACAATGTGCTCTATTCGCCGGATGGCGATTTCGCCTGCGGCCTCTACAAGATCTCCCCCAATTCCTGCACCTTCTCTATCTGGTTCACCAACTCGGCCGACAAAACCGTTGTCTGGAGCGCAAATCCTCTCCACCCTGTCTACACTCAGGGATCCAAAATGGAGTTGAAATCCGATGGCAGCATGGTTTTGACAGATAATAGTGGCCAGATTGTTTGGACCAACAACGTGAGCTCTTCAAATGGCGAACAAGTTCAAGCTCAGCTCTTGAATACTGGAAACCTCATTGTGAAGGGCAAAG CATATGTGTGTACACGCCTGTGCCTGCCTGTGCGTGTCCTCCAGGTTATGACTTCATTGATCCAAGTGATCAGAGCAAAGGCTGCAGCCCAAGAGTCAATATCAC CTCACATTGGTAGTACTGGCACCATGTATCTCAAGCTCCCTATGGAAGAAGCGTTGGAGAAATTGCAACTGTCGGAGCGTTCAATCCCCCAGTCACGGCCTTTTGGTCCAAAATACGGCCCTGACTGCAATGCTAACAAAAATTTGGATGAGCATAAGAGTGGTCAAAATGAATCGAAGTATTTGTACTTCTATGGTTTCTTATCAGCAATATTTCTTGCAGAGGTAACATTTATTGTATTCGGATGGTTTATTTTGCGAAGGGAGGACAAACTAGCAAGAGGAATATCTGAGGTTGGCTATGAAATGGTAACAAACCATTTCCGTAGGTATGCCTACAGAGAGCTGATGATAGCCACCAGAAAGTTTCAGGGCGAGATTGGACGAGGAGCATCAGGCATTGTATACAAGGGGATCTTAAAGGACATGAGAGCAGTAGCCGTGAAAAAGTTGTTAGACATAAACCAGGGCGAGGAAGAATTCAAGCATGAACTGAGTGTGATTGGCAGGATCTACCACATGAATCTAGTGAGGGTTTGGGGATTCTGTTCTGACGATCCACACAGGATGTTGATTTCAGAGTATGTCGAGAATGGATCATTGGATAAAATATTATTTGGTGATAAGGGCTCACAGGCCTTACTTGGATGGAAGCAAAGATTTAACATTGCTCTAGGAGTCGCTAAGGGATTGGCATATCTTCATCATGAGTGCTTGGAGTGGGTCATCCACTGTGACGTGAAACCTGAAAATATACTGCTGGATGAAAATATGGAGCCAAAGATTGCCGATTTTGGCCTTGCGAAGCTGCTAAATAGAGGGGGATCCAAACTAAATGTGTCACGGATCCAAGGAACTAGAGACTATTTAGCACCTGAGTGGGTTTCAAGTCTCCCGATAACAGCTAAGGTTGATGTGTACAGCTTCGGAGTAGTGCTTCTAGAATTACTCAAGGGAGCTCGTGTTTCGGATCTTGAAACAAATGAGGATGAAGAGGTGGAAATGGTCCTCGGGAGGATAATTAGGACACTCGCGGAAAGTTTGAAGTCAGATGGGGATGGACAATCATGGATTGTTGAGTTCATTGACACCAGATTAAATGGCCGATTCAATGACTTGCAAGCAAGAGCAATGATGAAGCTTGCTGTTTCATGCCTAGAGGAAGACAGAGGTAGAAGACCCACCATGGAAAGTGTGGTGGAGGTGCTTGTTTCAGTTGATGAAGCCAGTTCTACAATTTAG